In the genome of Natronomonas salina, the window AAACCCATCCGCGACATCTCGGCGGAGTTCGACTCCGACATCGTCATCGGGGCCGTGACGCGGAACGGCGACCAGATCACGCCGCGCGGCGACACAGTCCTCGAGGCCGGCGACCACGTCGTCGTCTTCGTCGAGACAGCCTGCGTCGAGGCGCTGATGTCGATGGCGTAGATGCACCTCCGCGTCGACTGGCGCGCGAGCCTGGATCTGACCGGGCGCGTCCTGCTGTACGTCTCGGTCCCGCTGGGGATCCCCCTGTTCGTCGCCCTCTACTACGGCGACCCGATCGTACCGTTCCTGGCCGCCATCGCGGTCACCGTCCTAGCCGGCGCCGCCCTCCGGAGGCTCCCCGGCGAGCCCGGCGAACTCGGCGCGCGGGAGGCGTTCCTCGGCGTCTCGCTGATCTGGTTGCTCGTCGCCGTCGTCGGCGCGGTCCCGTTCTACGTCGCCGGCACCGGCGTCCTCGCGCACCCGGTCGACGCTCTGTTCGAGTCGATGAGCGGCCTGACGACCACCGGCGCGACGGCGCTCCGCGACTTCTCTGTACACTCCCGTGCGGTCCTGATGTGGCGGCAGGTCCTCCAGTGGCTGGGCGGACTCGGCATCCTCGTGCTCGCGACGGCGGTGCTCTCGGAGATCGGCGTCGGGGGCGCACAGCTGATGGAGACGGAGACCCAGACCCAGAGCGTCGACAAGCTGACGCCGAAGATCACCCAGACGGCACAGCTCATCTGGGGGCTCTACATCGGTCTGACGGTGCTGGCCGTCGCCGTCTACTTCGGGCTCCACCTGGCGGGATTGGCCCCGGAGATGACGTTCTACAACGCCGTCGCCCACGCACTGACGTCGGTGTCGACGGCCGGATTCTCCCCGGAGCCGGAGAGCATCGGCGCCTTCACGCCCGTCGTCCAGTGGGCGGTGATCCCGTTCATGCTCGTGGGGTCGACGAGCTTCGTCCTGCTGTACTTCGCCATCCACGGCGACCCCTGGCGGCTGGTCGAGAGCGAGGAGTTCCGCTTCTACATGGGCGTCGTCGCCACCGGCAGTGCCGTCGTCGCCCTCTCGCTGACGGTCGACCCCGACGTCAACTACGGGCTGGAGCCGACGATCCGGCACGCCCTGTTCAACGTCGCCTCCATCGTGACGACGACCGGCTACGCGAGCGTCGACTTCGACGCCTGGTCGCCGGCTGCAAAGCACGTCCTCTTCCTGGGGATGTTCGTCGGCGGGATGGTCGGGTCGACGACCTGCTCGATCAAGTCCCTGCGGTGGCTCGTCGCGCTGAAGGCCTTCCGGCGGTCGCTGTTCACCACGATCCACCCGTCCGCGGTCCGCCCCGTCCGGGTCTCGGGTCGGGCCGTCGACGAGGCGACCATCCGCGATATCTACCAGTACCTCCTGTTGAGCATCGTCATCTTCGTCCTGCTGACGGTGTTCATCGTCGTCGACGGCTCCCGGGTCTCGGACTCGGTGACCGAGTTCGAGGCGATGAGCGCGGCGGCCTCGACGTTCCTCAACATCGGCCCGGCGTTCGGGCTGGCGGGCCCCTACGACACGTACGCGAACTTCCCGCGGACGACCCGGGCGGTGATGATCGTGCTGATGTGGATCGGCCGCATCGAGATCATCCCGGTGCTGGTGCTGTTCACGAAGGCGTTCTGGACGTCGTGACGGCCCCGGGAATCGCCCGGTTTATTGTGACAGGTGCGAAACCACAGCGCCAATGGAGGTCGTCGTTCGGTGACGTTCCGGGTCCGGTGGCGGACCACGCTCAGCCTCGTCGGGACCGTGATCAAGTACCTCGCCGTGGCGATGCTGGTCCCGTTCGTCGTCTCGCTCGTCTACTGGGAGGACGTCTGGGTGTTCGTGGTGACGATGGTCCTGACCGTGACGCTCGGACTGCTGCTCGAACAGCTCGACCCCGACCCCGACGTGGGCGCCCCGGAGGCGCTGGCGCTCGTCGCCGTCTCCTGGCTCGCCGTCGCCGTCGTCGGCGCGATCCCCTACGTCCTCGCGGGGTACGGCACGGCCTCGACCGTCGCGCACCCGGTCAACGCGCTCTTCGAGTCGATGTCCGGCTTCACGACCACCGGGGCGACGGTGCTCGGCGAGATCAGCTTCGAGCGGCACTCCCACGCGCTGCTCATGTGGCGGCAGCTCACCCAGTGGCTCGGCGGGATGGGCATCATCGTCCTGATGATCGCCATCCTGCCGGAGCTGGCGGTCAACGGCGCCCAGCTGATGCAGGCGGAGGCTCCGGGGCCGGAACTGCAGAAGCTCACCCCCCGGATCGCCGAGACCGCGCGGGTCCTCTGGATCGTCTACTTCGGCTTCACCGTCGTCTACGTCGCCCTGCTGTACGCGCTGCACCTCGGGGGGCTGGCGCCGAACATGAACTTCTACAACGCCCTCGCCCACGGCTTCACGACGCTGCCGACCGGCGGGTTCTCGCCGGAGGCCGACAGCATCGCGGCCTTCTCCGCCGTCGTGCAGTGGGCGGTCATCCCGTTCATGTTCGTCGCGGGCGTCAACTTCGGGCTGTTCTGGTACGTCCTGCGCGGGGAGGTCCGGGAGCTCACCGACAACCCCGAGTTCCGGTGGTACGCGGGCGCGACCGCGGCCATCACGGGGGTGCTGGCGGCGCTGC includes:
- a CDS encoding TrkH family potassium uptake protein, which translates into the protein MTFRVRWRTTLSLVGTVIKYLAVAMLVPFVVSLVYWEDVWVFVVTMVLTVTLGLLLEQLDPDPDVGAPEALALVAVSWLAVAVVGAIPYVLAGYGTASTVAHPVNALFESMSGFTTTGATVLGEISFERHSHALLMWRQLTQWLGGMGIIVLMIAILPELAVNGAQLMQAEAPGPELQKLTPRIAETARVLWIVYFGFTVVYVALLYALHLGGLAPNMNFYNALAHGFTTLPTGGFSPEADSIAAFSAVVQWAVIPFMFVAGVNFGLFWYVLRGEVRELTDNPEFRWYAGATAAITGVLAALLYSGAAPVLDLGGATEGVGENALRQATFQIVSLLNSTGYATSDFAQWDSNAQMVLLFAMFVGGSAGSTGGGVKVVRWLVVLKAIYRELFVTARPNVVEPIRLGGRVVDEDAVRGVFAFTVLYLVMFGVATVFISLDSARVGYDLTTLESISASIATLGNIGPGFGSLGPFGSYLQFSNASKLLMIFLMWVGRLEIVPVLALFVGTTRE
- a CDS encoding TrkH family potassium uptake protein, which translates into the protein MHLRVDWRASLDLTGRVLLYVSVPLGIPLFVALYYGDPIVPFLAAIAVTVLAGAALRRLPGEPGELGAREAFLGVSLIWLLVAVVGAVPFYVAGTGVLAHPVDALFESMSGLTTTGATALRDFSVHSRAVLMWRQVLQWLGGLGILVLATAVLSEIGVGGAQLMETETQTQSVDKLTPKITQTAQLIWGLYIGLTVLAVAVYFGLHLAGLAPEMTFYNAVAHALTSVSTAGFSPEPESIGAFTPVVQWAVIPFMLVGSTSFVLLYFAIHGDPWRLVESEEFRFYMGVVATGSAVVALSLTVDPDVNYGLEPTIRHALFNVASIVTTTGYASVDFDAWSPAAKHVLFLGMFVGGMVGSTTCSIKSLRWLVALKAFRRSLFTTIHPSAVRPVRVSGRAVDEATIRDIYQYLLLSIVIFVLLTVFIVVDGSRVSDSVTEFEAMSAAASTFLNIGPAFGLAGPYDTYANFPRTTRAVMIVLMWIGRIEIIPVLVLFTKAFWTS